ATTTTATGAAGCGCTTAAAAAACGCAAGTGGAAAAAAGATTGGGTTTTAGTTCTTCTTTCAGATCACACGAGCTTTTCTGCGAATGGAATTTTTGAGCACTACTCCATTCCATTTTTAATGAAATATCACTCGGTGAATCCGGATAAAAAAACCAAATCTCCTTTTACAGAAAAACTGCTTGAAGGAGCTTACACACAAAATGATGTCGGCGCGACGCTGGCAGACCTCACAGGGAACGAAGCTCCGACATTCTTGGGACGCTCTCTTTTGCACCCTGCTGATTTCTCTGAAGGCGCTAGCATTTTTCACTTGGGGCAATCAGTCTGGTTTGAGGGACCGTGGGCCGTAGTCTTTAATATTCGTGATTTCAACAATAAGCGCTGCTTCCGTTGGAAAAACGATATGGCCTTCCACTATCAGCTGCCTTGTCCAGAAAATGGCGAAGAAATGTACTTAAGAGGTTTAAGCTACATCAAAGAATCTCAAGAATATCTTTTCAAATAACAGTTTTGTTTCAATCTTTCTTGTATCACGACAAGACTCTCAAAGAGGGTCTTTTTTCCGGACCTCCTTAAGAGCAAAATTAAGACTGCGGGAGGTTCTATGAGAATTATCTGGGCCATTGATGCATTCGAGGATAACAAAGAGCTGAACCAGAAAATGGCGGATTACGTGACTCATCTCTACGAGACGACGAACGCCGATATTGAACCGCTTTACTTGTTACGTGAAAATGAGATCGTACTTCCCACCTACGAGGTCCCTGCCTGGGTTACGGACCACTCAAGAACGGCGGAATCCCTTTTTAGAGAAGTGCTCTCGGATTACAACTTGCCGTTCTTACGAGAAGCCAAAGTGATTCCGCACGCCTCTCAATCCCATGCTGGCGCAGCGGAAACCCTTTCAAATTATGCCGTGAAGAGCAAAGCCGACTTGATTATCGTCGGCAGTCACGGTCGAGAAGGATTTCAAAGATTTATTTTAGGAAGTTTTGCTGAAAGTCTTTTGCTGCAATCCGAAATTCCGGTTTGCGTGGTCGGAAATCACGCTACCAAAACAAAAACCTCGAAAAATATTTTATTTCCCACTGAGTTTGGCGAACATTCTAAAGACAACTTCCGACATGTTCTAAATCTCGCCAAAATGCTTAAAGCCGAAGTTCTTCTTCTTCACGCAATCGCTCGTCCTATTGAAAGTCTTTTTGATTTAGATACGAGTCCGCGCGTTTACAACTACAAAGGCAAGATGATGACCTTGGATCAGATCGTCGAAAGCCAGATTGAAAGCCAATCCCGTCGTGCGCAACAATGGGTCGACTGGGCTCAAAAAGAAGGCGTCACGGCTTCATTCTTTATTGATAGCAGCTTTAAAGGCGTCGATGAACTTGTACTTGATTCCATCGCAAATCACGAGGCGGATTTAGTGGTCATGGAGGCGCAAAGCGGACCTATGAGCGCAGCTCTTTTAGGAAGCTATACCCGCAACGTCGTACGCAAAGCCCCTTGCCCTGTCTATGTTCTGACCCGTCACTTTTATGATAAGGACCAGACCACGCAGAAACCTAGCCCCTCACCTGAGATGGGCGCATAGAAGCAGGCAGCTTTTTATAAATATTATTCAAATGAGTTTTCAAAGTTGCTTTGGAAATGAAGAGCTTCTCTGCAATCGCGGCGTTGGTCATTCCCTGCATCACCATCTGCATGATGCGAACTTCGCTTTTTGTAAGACCCCGTTCTTGGAAGAAGATTTCTTGTTTTTTGAATTTATCCTGGTCTTCATCCAATGGATAAAGAATAGTTGTAATGCTGTTACCGTCATTAACGATCAGGGCATCAACCTTATGGCCTTCGATCTCTGTGGCCTTAAAGAGTTTCATGCCTTCAGAGACAGCGGCACACTCTTCAATTTGATGGTAAAGACGCATGCACGTCTTGCCACACACTTGCCCCGTCATGAGCCCACAAGTCTTTATACAATTTTCATTTTGATAGAGCACACGCTTATCAAGGTCTTTTACACAAAGACCTAACTTTGAGCCGAGGTTGGGGAACTGTTTATCCACTTCGAGCACAGACATGACGCCTCCTGTACTTTTAATTTTGGGACAAGAGAAACATCATGTCGATGATCTGGATCATGATTGCTATCTTATTTTTTGGCTTACTAGGTCCATTTTAAAATGTGAGGTCATCGGAAAAATATGAGGTTTGCGCCGCGGCGAACGAGGTCAATGTGAATCGACTTTTTCGCACAAAATACCCCGAAAATGCCCACCATGAGGCCTTCCGAGTTTAAAAACTAATTCAAAAAACAATGACGTGAGTGGAGAATCATTTATGAAAGAGTATAAAATTTAAGCTCAACACAAGTTTTTCTTCTGATTTATACAGCTTTTTGATTGCTATAGAGTAATGTTTCTAGTTTTTGGCCTCATAGAACCAAAATAAGACGATGGTTCGTAAATATTGTTAAGATTCTGTAAAAGTGTACTCCCCTAAGGGACTTCGGTATTACAGATTAATACTTTGGGAACCAGTATTGAATATTGCCCCCTAAAGACCGAATATGAACACGAGCAAAGTTTATAAGCCTCGAAAGGAGGAAATTATGGGTGCTGCTCCAGTAACTCACACAAATCCCGAAAAACGCTACATGCTGAAAATCCCGGTGCAAAAACGTTCCAAAGAAACGGTGGCAAGCATTGTGGAATCCTGCGCACGTTTATTAGTGCAAGAGCCGTATCACGCTATTACGACAGATAAGATTGCCGAAATGGCCGGCGTGAGTATCGGATCTCTTTATCAATTCTTCGCAAACAAAGAAGCTATTGTCGCTGCAGTGATCGATGATCTTTTGCAGAAGGACTTGGCCTATATCGAAGAAAACTTGGCAAAACTCCAAGCGACAGACTTGGACTCTAAAGTTCATGCCTTTATTGATATTGGATTCACTCGCTTTCATGACAACCGTCCTCTAAGAACGGCACTGCAAGGAGTGCAAGGCATGCTCGACTACTGGGACACAAGACGCGTGTTCTTTGAGCACTATCAAAAAGCGGTGCTCGCACACATGCCGCCAATCCCAGGACGCGATCGTGAAATGATGGCTCTATTTATCGTCAGTTGCTTTAACAATATCTTGCAACTGGCTCTTCTAGGCCCTCAAGGACCTGAAAGAGAAGACGCGATCAAAAAAGAAGTTTTCCTTCTTATTAGACGCTATCTGAATCCGTAAGAATTCACTTGCCTCCAACGCCCCTCCTCGTATTCTTATCGAGGAGGGTCTTTTTTTTGAATTCAGCAAAACTTTTTAAAATTCCTCTGCGCCTTCTTCCCGATGTTCTTCTTTGGATTTTTATTGCCGCTTTAGTTGGCTTTCTTGCAGGTTCCGCCTCCGCTGGTTTTTTACTGGCTCTTGATTTCGTCACGCACACACGAATTGAAAATCCTTGGCTTCTTTATTTACTTCCATGGGCTGGTGTCTTGATCGCGTTTTTGTATTCACGCTATGGCAAAAATACGGATGCAGGAAATAATCTTCTCATTGATGAAATTCACAATCCAAAAAAAGTCGTTCCTCTGCGTATGGCGCCTTTTGTTTTATTAGGAACGTTGGTCACTCATCTTTTTGGTGGCTCTGCCGGACGCGAAGGAACCGCCGTGCAAATGGGCGGAACGTTGGCAGATCAGCTAACATTGCTGTTCCGTTTTGATGCAGAAAAAAGAAAAACCCTTTTGATGGCAGGTATTTCTGCAGGGTTTTCTTCTATCTTCGGCACTCCGCTGGCGGGCGCTGTGTTTGGCCTTGAAGTGTTAGCTATTGGGCGCCTTCGCTATCAAGCCATTCTTCCCTGCTTTATTGCGGCGATTATTGCTGATCGCGTGTGTTTACAATGGGGCGTGCATCACACGGCCTATTCTATCGCACAAGTTCCTGAGATTTCAGTTCTCACTGTTTTGTG
This region of Bdellovibrio sp. BCCA genomic DNA includes:
- a CDS encoding universal stress protein; the encoded protein is MRIIWAIDAFEDNKELNQKMADYVTHLYETTNADIEPLYLLRENEIVLPTYEVPAWVTDHSRTAESLFREVLSDYNLPFLREAKVIPHASQSHAGAAETLSNYAVKSKADLIIVGSHGREGFQRFILGSFAESLLLQSEIPVCVVGNHATKTKTSKNILFPTEFGEHSKDNFRHVLNLAKMLKAEVLLLHAIARPIESLFDLDTSPRVYNYKGKMMTLDQIVESQIESQSRRAQQWVDWAQKEGVTASFFIDSSFKGVDELVLDSIANHEADLVVMEAQSGPMSAALLGSYTRNVVRKAPCPVYVLTRHFYDKDQTTQKPSPSPEMGA
- a CDS encoding helix-turn-helix domain-containing protein; amino-acid sequence: MSVLEVDKQFPNLGSKLGLCVKDLDKRVLYQNENCIKTCGLMTGQVCGKTCMRLYHQIEECAAVSEGMKLFKATEIEGHKVDALIVNDGNSITTILYPLDEDQDKFKKQEIFFQERGLTKSEVRIMQMVMQGMTNAAIAEKLFISKATLKTHLNNIYKKLPASMRPSQVRG
- a CDS encoding TetR/AcrR family transcriptional regulator, whose amino-acid sequence is MGAAPVTHTNPEKRYMLKIPVQKRSKETVASIVESCARLLVQEPYHAITTDKIAEMAGVSIGSLYQFFANKEAIVAAVIDDLLQKDLAYIEENLAKLQATDLDSKVHAFIDIGFTRFHDNRPLRTALQGVQGMLDYWDTRRVFFEHYQKAVLAHMPPIPGRDREMMALFIVSCFNNILQLALLGPQGPEREDAIKKEVFLLIRRYLNP
- a CDS encoding voltage-gated chloride channel family protein, with product MNSAKLFKIPLRLLPDVLLWIFIAALVGFLAGSASAGFLLALDFVTHTRIENPWLLYLLPWAGVLIAFLYSRYGKNTDAGNNLLIDEIHNPKKVVPLRMAPFVLLGTLVTHLFGGSAGREGTAVQMGGTLADQLTLLFRFDAEKRKTLLMAGISAGFSSIFGTPLAGAVFGLEVLAIGRLRYQAILPCFIAAIIADRVCLQWGVHHTAYSIAQVPEISVLTVLWSLVAGICFGLCAYAFSWSNHRLTHLLKQTFASPLVRAFIGGVVVILGAALLQSDRYLGLGVPVIVESFQGPVPAYDFLFKIIFTVVTLSSGFKGGEVTPLFFIGATLGNALAWILPLPTGLLAGMGFVAVFAGAANTPLACLLMAMELFGTGSAIYAALACVMSYIFSGHAGIYHSQKIEVYKHAQEN